From Micromonospora auratinigra:
GATCGAGCCGAGCATGCGGTAGGCGTAGCCGGTGAGCTCGACCCGGAACGGCTCCAGGTCGGTGCTGGCCGGTGCCGGGGCAGTCGTCATGCCCCCACCGTAGGCGCAGCCCCCGACAGCGCCCACTCAGGAAGCGGCCGGCTCACCGGGGACGGCGACGTGCAGCCGGAGCTGCGGGACCAGCATGTCGTCCACGTCCAGCGCGCGGGCCGCGCCGTCCGGCTCCCAGCCGGTCGAGGTCAGGAACGCCCGGGTCGCCGCGTCCGCGTCGAACGCCCACGCCACCGCCCGGTGCAGACCGTCCGTACGCCAGTGGTCGACCATGGCGGCGAGCAGCCGGCTGCCGTGCCCGCGCCGGCCCCAGCGCGGCTCCACCAGCAGGTCGGTCACCGCCGCCACGCCGTCGGCCAGCGCGTCGGCCGGCTCGCCCGGGGCGAGCGCCTCGGCGTCGGCCGGACCGGCTGCGGCGAACCCCACCAGATAGGATTGCTCGGCCTGTTCGACGGCGACCAGCACGCGGTGCGCGCCCGAGGGCGGCTCCTGCACCGCCGCGCTCCACCGCCGGGCGAGGTACGCCTCGTCCAGGTTGTCGAGCACGTGCCGGGGCAGGATCCGGCGGTACGCGACCCGCCAGGTCGCGAGCTGGAGGCGTGCGATCTCGTCCGCGTCCTCCGGACGCGCGGGGCGGACGTACCCGAGAGCCATGGCACGTGAGCCTACGCAGGGCGAGGGGGACGACGGTGGCGCAGGGTGCCAGACGGACGGTCGGGCAGGTCGTCGCGGTGCTGGCGCTCGCCGTCGCGGTGACCGCCTTCCTCTCCGTGGCGGCGGTCCGGCACGGCTTCTTCGACCTGAAGGTCTACTACGGCGCGCTCACCTTCTGGACGCACGACGGTGGGGAGATCTACGACTTCCTCAAGGCCGGCACCCAGTACGGCTTCACCTACCCGCCGTTCGCGGCGCTGGTCATGCTGCCGATGGCGTACCTGCCCTGGCCGGCGGCGATCACCGTCAGCGTGGTGATCACCGTGCTGGCCAGCACCGTGGTCATCTGGTGGCTGGTCGACCCGATCGCCCGGCGCGCCGGGTGGACCCGCTGGTTCGCCCTCGCGGTCGCGCTCTGCCTGGCCGCCGCGTTCGAGCCGATGCGCGAGACGGTCAACTTCGGCCAGGTCAACATGCTGCTGCTCTTCCTGGTCGCGGTGGACCTGCTGCGGCTGCTGCCGGTCGGCAGCCGGTGGGCCGGCGTCGGCGTCGGCCTGGCCACCGCGATCAAGCTGACCCCGGGCATCTTCATCGTCTACCTGCTGGTGACCCGTCGCTGGCGGGCCGCGGCCACCGCGGTCGGTGCGGCGGCGGCGGCCACCCTGCTCGCCGGCGCGCTCTTCCCGGACGCCTCCCGCGAGTTCTGGACCTCTGCGCTGTGGAACACCGACCGGGTGGGGGAGCTGGCCTTCGTCTCCAACCAGTCGCTGCGCGGCACGGTGGCCCGGCTGCACCCGGAACACCCGAGCACCGTCGCCTGGCTGATCGTGGTGCTGCTCGTCCTGGTGCTCTGGGGCTGGCGGGCCCGGGCCGCGGTCGCCGCCGGGGACGAGGCCACCGGCCTGGCCCTGACCGGCGCGGTGATGTGCCTGGTCAGCCCGGTGACCTGGGTGCACCACCTGGTCTGGTTGCTGCCCGCGCTGACCCTGCTCGTCGACAACGCGATGGCGGCCCCCGCGCGCAGCGCGCGGCGCCGCCTGCTGCTGGCCGCCGCGCTCCTCGGGTACGCCCTGCTGTGCAGCCGGATCGTCTGGGCCTGGGAGAAGGACTTCACCGGCGTGGGCGGCTTCCTCGGCAGCAACACGTACGTCTGGATCAGCCTGGCGCTGCTGCTCGGGCTGCCGATCCGTCGCTGGGCCACGCCGACCGGCGGCGGCCGCACCGGCGGGGACGCCCCGGTCGGGTCAGCCGTCGAGCCGGGCGGCGTAGCGCAGTTCCCGGAGCCGGACCGGGTCGCGCCCGGCGGCCAGCGGCACCGGGTAGGTCGACTCCACCCCGTCGGCTGACAGGCCGGCGCGCTCGTAGAAGCGGCGCGCCCGGGCGTTGTCGGCGAGCACCCAGAGCCGATACTCCGTCCAGCCCCGTTCGGCCAGGCCGGTCCGGGCCGCGGCGAACAGCGCCCGGCCGGTCCCGGTGCCCCACCAGGCGGGCTCCAGGTACATCCCGAGGATCTCGCCGTACGCCGGGTCGAGGTCGTCGCGGTCCTGGTCGTTGCGGTACGGCCCGAAGGTGACGAACCCGGTCACCACCCCGTCGGACTCGGCGAGCAGCGTGGTGAACGGGTGGTCCGGGTCGGCGGTGCCGACGTCGCGCCGGCGCTGCGCCCAGGCGGCCGGGTTGAGCCGGCGCAGCACCTCGTCCGGCATGATCCCGGCGTACCCGGCCTGCCAGCCGTGCACGTGCACCCGGGCGACCGCCTCGGCGTCGTCCGGCTCCTCGCGGCGGATGATGAGCACCTGTCCGTTCTATGCCCGCGCGGGCGGTCGGTCCAGCGTCGGCCGGCCGTGTCGTGTCGGTCCCGTGGTCTAAGGTCGCCGACGATGGCCGTACCGGAATCACTCTCCCGCGCCCAGGCCCGCCGGATCGCGCTGGCCGCCCAGGGCCTCGCCGACCCGACGCCCACCGGCGTGCCCACCCGCCGGCACCTGCGCCGGGTGCTGGACCGGGTCGGCCTGATCCAGATGGACTCGGTGAACGTCCTGCAACGGGCGCACTACCTGCCGCTCTACACCCGGCTCGGGCCGTACCCGACCACCCTGCTCGACACCGCCGCCTACCGGCGTCCCCGGGAGCTCTTCGAATACTGGGGGCACGAGGCGTCGCTGGTCCCGGTCGGCCTGCACCCGGCGCTGCGCTGGCGGATGGCCCGGGCCCGCGACGAGGCCTGGGGCGGGATGCGCCGGATCGCCCAGGAGCAGCCCGAGCTGGTCGCCTGGGTCCGGGACGAGGTGGCCGCGCGCGGGCCGCTCACCGCCGCCGAGATCGAGCACGACGCGCCCCGGGAGACGGGCCACTGGGGCTGGAACTGGTCGACGGTCAAGCGCGCCCTGGAATACCTGTTCTGGGCCGGCGAGGTGACCGCCGCCGACCGCACCCCCTCGTTCGCCCGCCGCTACGACCTGCCCGAGCGGGTGCTGCCGCCGGCCGTGCTGGACGCCCCCACCCCGGGCGAGGCCGACGCACATCGCGCTCTGGTGGCGGTCGCCGCCCGGTCGCTCGGGGTGGCCGCCGAGCCGGAGCTGCGTGACTACTTCCGGCTGCCCGCCGCGGGCGCCCGGCGGGCCGTCGCGGAGCTGGTCGAGGCGGGCGAGCTGACGCCGGTCACGGTGGCCGGCTGGCAGCAGCCGGCCTACCTGCACGCGGCGGCCCGGCTGCCCCGCTGGGTCCGCGGCAACACCCTGGTCAGCCCGTTCGACCCGCTGGTCTGGGAGCGCGGCCGCGCCGAGCGGCTCTTCGACTTCCACTACCGGATCGAGATCTACGTGCCGGCCCCGCAGCGGGTCCACGGCTACTACGTGCTGCCGTTCCTGCAGGGCGAGCGGTTCACCGCCCGGGTCGACCTGAAGGCCGACCGGCGCGCCGGGGTGCTGCTGGTGCCGGCCGCCTGGGTCGAGCCCGGGGCCGATCCGGGGGAGACCGCGGTGGCGCTCGCCGCCGAGCTCTACCGCCTCGCCGGCTGGCTCGGCCTGGACGCGGTCGCCCCGCCCGAGGGCGGCGACCTGGCGGGTCCGCTGGCCGCCGCCCTGGTGGGCGTGGCGGGTGTACGGTGAGCGCGTGACCAGCGTTGACCGGCCCGCCGCCCCGGCCGACCCGCAGCCCGCGATCTGGCCCGTCGAGGCGAGCTACCCCCAGCCCGAGCCGGACCGGTTCACCCGGATGGTGCTGCGGCTGCACGCCCGCGCGCCGCGCTGGGCGGTGCCGCTGGCCGCGCTCGGCTGCGTCGGCGTCGGCATCGCGTACGCGCTGATCAGCGATCCCACCCAGAGCGACCCGGATGCCCGCCCGAGCTGCCTGCTCAAGCTCACCACCGGCCTCGACTGCCCGGGCTGCGGCGGCACCCGCGCGCTCTGGTACGTGCTGCACGGCGACCTGCCGGCCGCCGCCCGGCACCACTTCCTCTTCGTCTTCGCGCTGCCCTTCCTGGCCTGGTTCTTCGTGGCCTGGGCCGGCAACCGCGCGTTCGGCTGGCGGCTGCCACAGCCGGAGCCCAGCCCGAGGCTGATCGGCGGCTTCCTGGCGATCTGGTTCGCCTTCTCGGTGGCCCGCAACCTGCCCTGGGCACCCTTCACCGCGCTCTACGTCTGACCTGCCCCCGGCCCACCCGGCCTCCCGGCGGACACGCGCTCCCCGACCCGGGACCGGTACGGCTGCCCCGCCTCCCTGCCGTCCCTCTGCTCATCACCCGACAGCAATATGTCTCTGAGTCATCAATATGTCTCAGAGACATATTGGTCCTGACTCTGGTCAGCCGACCCGCGACCTACGACCTGCTGCTGCGGGCCCGCTCCACCTGCCACGACCTGCTGCGACTGCGACTGCGATGGCGACTGCGACGGCGACGGCGGCCGACGGCGGCCGACGGTGGCGGCCCGCGGCGGGCACCCTGCGGACCACCGCGCACCCGGCCCAGCGCGCAACCCGGCCGCACCGCCTCCGGGCAGGGGCGCGCGGCGGGGAGGGTGCGAGATCTTGGACACCTGCCCCTGCGGGCGAGCGGGAAGTGTCCGAGATTCGCAGCTGACGGGCGGTTTCGGGGCGGCGAGCCCGAGTTTCGTCGGTGGCACAGCGGCCACTACAGTCGCAGGAATGCCGGAGATGGTGCAGCCCCAGGTCAAGCTGATCGCGTGGACCCAGTTCCAGGCCCCGGACGACGTGCCGTGGTCGACGGACGCCGAGGGCGGCCAGGCCCTCGCGGAGTTCGCCGGGCGGGCCTGCTACCAGAGCTGGAAGAAGCCGAACCCGGCCACCGCGACGAACGCCGGCTACCTGGCGCACATCCTCGAGGTGGGCCACCTGAGCGTGCTGGAGCACGGCTCGGTGAGCTTCTACTTCAGCGGGGTCTCCCGCTCCTTCACCCACGAGCTGATCCGGCACCGGCACTTCTCGTACTCCCAGCTCTCCCAGCGGTACGTGCCGGAGCGCGACGCGGCCATGGTCGAGCCGTCGGTGATCGCCGACGACCCCGAGCTGCACAAGAAGTTCGTCGAGGCGAGCGAGGCGGCGGTCCGGGCGTACACCGAGCTGCTGGAGGGCCTGGAGGCCCGGTTCACCGACGAGCCCAACCCGACGCTGCGCCGCAAGCAGGCCCGGCAGGCGGCCCGCGCGGTGCTGCCCAACGCCACCGAGACCCGGATCGTGGTGACCGGCAACTACCGGGCCTGGCGGCACTTCATCGGGATGCGCGCCACCGAGCACGCCGACGTGGAGATCCGCGAGCTGGCCGTCGAGTGCCTGCGCCAGCTCCAGGGGGTCGCGCCGAACGTCTTCGCCGACTTCGTGATCTCCACGCTGCCCGACGGCACCGAGGTGGCCGCCACTCCGCACGCCGAGTGAGTCCTGCTCCCTTCGCCGCCGGGCTCCCGGTGCTCGTCCGCTAGGTTGTGAACATGACGCACGACCACTCTGCCGCCTCCGACCGGGGCGCGTCGCGCCCGTTCGGGCGACTGATCACGGCCATGGTGACCCCGTTCACCGCCGACGGGTCCCTCGACCTCGACGGCTCCGTACGGCTGGCCCAGCATCTCGTCGACGAACAGGGCAATGACGCGCTGGTGCTCAACGGCACCGCCGGCGAGTCGCCGACCACCAGCGAGGCGGAGAAGGAAGCCCTGATCCGCGCGGTCGTCGAGGCCGTCGGTGACCGGGCCAGGGTCATCGCCGGCGTCGGCACCAACGACACCCGGCACACCATCGAGCTGGCCGCGCAGGCGGAGAAGGCCGGCGCGCACGGCCTGCTGGTGGTCACGCCGTACTACAACAAGCCGCCGCAGAGCGGGCTGTTGCGGCACTTCACCGCGGTCGCCGACGCCAGCGGGCTGCCGATCATGCTGTACGACATCCCGCACCGGGCCGGCGTGGCGATCGCCACCGACACCCTGGTCGAGCTGGCCGGGCACGACCGGATCGTCGCGGTCAAGGACGCCAAGGGCGACCTGTTCGCCACCGCCGCGGTGCTGAGCCGCTGCGACCTGGCGTACTACTCCGGCGAGGACGCGCTGACCCTGCCCTTCCTGTCGATCGGCGCGGTCGGCGTCGTCGGCACCTCGACGCACTTCACCGGCGTGCAGACCAAGCAGCTGATCGAGGCGTACGAGGCGGGCGACAACGCCACCGCCCTCGCCCTGCACCGACGGCTGCTTCCGCTGTTCACCGGCATCTTCCGCACCCAGGGCACGATCCTGGTGAAGGCGGGCCTGGCGGCCCAGGGGCTGCCGGCCGGCCCGGTGCGGTCGCCGCTGGTGGACGCCACCGCGGACGAACTGGCCCAGCTGCGCGCCGACTGCGCGGCGGCGGGCCTACCCCTTCCCGAATGACCGAACGACACGACGGACGCCCGGTGACGGCGTCGCAGAATGAGGTGGACGCGTGACCGAGGCGCACATCGAGGGTGAGCTCCCCCCGCCGCTGCCGGAGGGCGGCCTGCGGATCATCCCGCTGGGTGGACTCGGTGCCATCGGCCGGAACATGACCGTCTTCGAGTACGAGGGCAAGCTGCTGATCGTCGACTGCGGGGTGCTCTTCCCCGACGTCGAGCAGCCGGGCGTGGACCTGATCCTGCCCGACTTCGGCCCGATCCTGGACCGGCTCGACGACGTGCAGGCGATCGTGCTGACCCACGGGCACGAGGACCACATCGGCGCGGTGCCGTACCTGCTCGCCCACAAGCCGGACATTCCGCTCGTCGGCTCCCAGTTCACCCTGGCCCTGGTCGAGGCGAAGCTGGCCGAGCGGCGGATCCAGCCGTACACGCTGACCGTCGCCGAGGGGCGGCGCGAGCGGCTCGGCCCGTTCGAGTGCGAGTTCTTCGCGGTCAACCACTCGATCCCGGACGCGCTCGCGGTGGCCATCCGGACCGGGGCCGGCCTGGTGCTGCACACCGGCGACTTCAAGATGGACCAGCTCCCGCTCGACGGCCGGATCACCGACCTGGCCGGGTTCGCCCGGCTCGGGGCCGAGGGCGTGGACCTGCTGCTCTCCGACTCCACCAACGCCGAGATCCCCGGCTTCGTCACCCCGGAGCGGGAGATCGGGCCGGTCCTCGACTCGATCTTCGCCAAGGCGAAGGGGCGGATCATCGTCGCCTCGTTCGCCTCGCACGTGCACCGGGTGCAGCAGGTCTTCGACTCGGCGATCGAGCACGGCCGCAAGGTGGCGCTGATCGGCCGGTCCATGGTGCGCAACATGGGCATCGCCCGTGACCTCGGCCTGCTCAACATCCCGGCCGGCCTGGTGGTCGGGCTGGAGGAGGCCACCGCGCTGCCGCCCGAGCAGATCGTGCTGATGTCCACCGGCTCGCAGGGCGAGCCGATGAGCGCGCTGGGCCGGATGGCCAGCGGCGACCACCGGCACATCACCATCGCCCCCGGCGACACCGTGGTGCTGGCGTCCTCGCTGGTGCCCGGCAACGAGACCTCGGTCTACCGGGTGATCAACCGGCTCGCCCGGGCCGGCGCGACCGTGATCCACAAGGACGTGGCGAAGGTGCACGTCTCCGGGCACGCCCCCGCCGGTGAGCTGCTCTACCTGCTCAACGTGACCCGCCCCAGCAACCTGATGCCGGTGCACGGCGAGTGGCGGCACCTGCGGGCGCACGCCCGGCTCGGCATCGAGTCCGGCGTCGCCCCCGACCGGGTGGTGCTCTGCGAGGACGGCGACGTGGTCGACCTGGTCGACGGCCGGGCCAGCCTGGTCGGGCACGTGAAGAGCCGCTACGTCTACGTCGACGGTCTCGCCGTCGGCGACGTCAGCGAGTCGCTGCTCACCGAGCGGCGGATCCTCGGCGACGGCGGGTTCATCGCCACCACCGTGGTGGTCGACTCGGTCACCGGCAAGGTGGTCGGCGGCCCGACCGTCTCGGCGAAGGGCTTCTCCGAGGACCCGGAGGCGTTCAACCCGGTCGTCCCGCTGGTCACCGAGGCGCTGAACCGGGCCGCCGCGGACGGCATCACCGACCCGCACCAGCTCCAGCAGATCGTCCGGCGCACCGTCGGCCGGTGGGTCAACGACAAGTACCGCCGCCGGCCGATGATCGTGCCGACCGTCGTCGAGGTCTGACCCCACCCGCTCCGCACGCCGGCCCACCGTCCGCGGTGGGCCGGCGTCGTCACGTTCCGGGTACGCCCCGACACGGCGCGCCGAAACCGGCCGGTCGGGTTCAACCGATCGGCGTCCGTCTCCGTACCTCCGTCCGTCGGCGCGACCCCGTGCCGGCCGGGAGGAGCGTGGCGGATGGACCGCAGACGGATGACAGCCATCGGCGTACTGGTGGCGGCGGCCGGACTGACGGCGGCGGTGACGCTGCCGTCGTTCGCCGGGGAGAACGCGGCACCCCGGCGGTCCGCGCCGGCCGCGTCCGACGGCGCGGCCCCCGAGGTGCTGGACGCGCTGGGGCGCGACCTCTCGCTCACCCGGGACCAGGCGGCCCGACGGCTGAAGACCGAGCGGTGGGCCGCCGGCACGGCCAACCGGCTCAGGGCCGAGCTGGGCGCGGACTACGGCGGCAGTTGGCTCAGTGCCGACGGCGGCACGCTCACCGTGGCGGTGGCCGACCCGGCCCAGGCGGCCCGGGTGACCGCCGCCGGGGCGGTGCCGAAACAGGTCGAGCGGGGTGTCGCCGAGCTGGACGCGGTGAAGACCCGCCTCGACGCGGCCGGCCACCGGGTGAACCCCGACATCGCCGGCTGGTACGTCGACGTGACCACCAACTCGGTGGTGGTGCTCGCCCGGCCCGGCGCGGAGGCCGCCGCCCGTCGGCTGGCCGCGGCCGGTGGCGCGCCCGACGGCGCGGTACGGGTGCGCACCGCCGACGAGAATCCCCGCCCGCTCTTCGACGTGCGGGGCGGGGACGCGTACCTGATCAACAACGCGAGCCGCTGCTCGGTCGGCTTCTCCGTGGTCGGCGGCTTCGTCACCGCCGGGCACTGCGGCCGACCCGGTGACCGCACCACCGGCGGCAACCGGGTCGCCCAGGGCACCTTCACCGCGTCCTCCTTCCCCGGCGACGACTGGGCGGTGGTCCAGGTCAACGGCGACTGGACGCCCACCGGCGTGGTGAACGACTTCAACGGCGGCACGGTGCCGGTGAACGGCTCCACCGAGGCCCCGGTCGGCGCCTCGATCTGCCGCTCGGGCTCGACCACCGGCACCCACTGCGGGGTCGTCCAGGCGAAGAACGCCACCGTCAACTATCCGGAGGGGACGGTAACCGGGCTGACCCGGACGAACGTCTGCGCCGAGCCGGGCGACTCCGGTGGCGCGTGGCTCTCCGGCGACCAGGCGCAGGGCGTCACCTCCGGCGGCTCCGGCGACTGCACCCAGGGCGGGGTGACCTTCTTCCAGCCGGTCAACGAGATCCTCCAGCGCAACGACCTCACCCTGGTCACCGCGAACGGTCGGCCCGCGCCGTCCGCGCCGCCGGCCGGTGGGGACGCCACCGCCGCGCCACCCACCCCGCCCAGCGGCGGCGCGGGGGAGTGCACCGGTCAGGTGACCCGGACCGGGCAGATCGCCGCCGGCCGGGCCCAGGCGCAGCCGGACGGCCGCTTCTTCCGGGCCCCCGGCGGCAGCCAGGAAGCCTGCCTCAGCGCGCCCGAGGGCACCCTGGTGGCGCTGGAGCTGCAACGCTTCACCGGCTCCGCGTTCCGCACCGTGGCCAGCGCCGACACCTCCGACGGAGTGGCCCGCCTGCGGGCCGCGACGCCGGCCGGCGCGTACCGTTACCGGGTCGTCGGGCTGGACGGCGCCGGCGCGTACACGCTGGCCTTCACCGCCCGCTGAGCGGCCCACGGACCACGGCCCCCGACCACCACCGCCCGGTGGCCGGGGGCCGTGCCGTGCCGGCTCAGCCGGGGGGCAGCGCGGCGACCGCCTCCGCGTACGCGACGCCGGTGCTGACGGCCGCCGTCACCAGCACCACGAGCTGGGCCGGGGCCACCCCGTGCGCCAGGTCGGTGGTCACGCCGGCGGCCAGCACCAGCGCCCCGTCCCCCGGTTCGTGCACGTACGCGGCCGGCAGCAGCCGGTCGTGGTTCCACGCGTTGCAGAACGCGTACGCCTCGGCCCGACGGCTCACCGGCAGTCGCCGGGTGGCCACCGTCCGGGCGTGCAGGATCTCACCCCGCTGTCCCAACCGGCGGAACTGGAGCACCGCCGGGCCCCACCGGCCGACCACGGTGCCGTCCGGCTCCACCGCGTACGCGTCGCCACGGGCGTCCAGGGCGGCGGTGAGCAGCGCCAGGCTCAACGCGGCCGGTTCCTCGTCGCCGGGCGAGGCGGGCCCGGCCTCCTCCGGCGCGTCGTCCGGGTCGGCCGCGTCCTCGGCCGGCAGCGGCACCGGCTCGGCGAGCGGCCGCTCGGCCAGCCAGGAGGCGATCCGGCCGGACTGGTGCCCGGTGCCGTTGCGGGCGTCGAAGCTGCCGGCGAGCGTGGTGGCCAGGGTCTGCAACTGCCCGCCCAGGGTGGCCACGTCCACCTCGGACGCCGGGCGCGGTCCGTGCCCCGGGCGGTGGATCCGGCGGTCGCCCAGGCCGGCCTCGACCGCGAGCCCGCAGAGCAGCGACCCGGCGGCGGCGAACTCCATCGCGGACAGGTCGTCGGTCGGCCGGTCCAGCCGGGGCAGCTGCTCGGCGAGCACCGTCAGTCCGCGCTCCAGGTGCCCACCCAACGCGCAGAAGCGCAGGTGCGCGGCGAGCAGCGGAAAGGCGGGCCGCTCCCGCCGGTGTCGGCGGTAGGCCCGCACGTGTGCGGCGCCCGCCCGGGCCGGATCGCCGCTGCGCAGCCACGGCAGCAGGCCGGCCGTGAGCGCCCGTTCCGGCTGGTCGGTGCAGTCCACCTCACCGTCCAGCGCCGGGCGCAGCGCGGCCAGGGCCGCCCCCGGCTCGCCCCAGCCGGCCAGCAGGTCGGCCCGGCGGGCGGGCGCACAGCCCGGGCAGCCGGCGGCCGGGTGGGCCACGGCGGCCACCCAGCGCTCGTACGCCCGGCGGGCCGACGGCTCGTCGCCGAGATGGTCGGCGAGCCGGCAGCGCAGCTCGACCACCGGCTCGGCGTCCTCGCCCAGCCGCGCGGCGAGATCGTCCAGCAGGGACCGGGCCCGGTCCAGGCCGACCCGGGGGGTGCCGAAGAGGGCCTCCACCGCCTGCCGTTGGTGCCGGTGCAGCCGCTCGGCGTCGGCGGGTGGGGGGTCGGGCAGCGCGTCCACGGTGGCCCGGCAGCGGCGGACCGGCTCCACCAGCCGCCATCCCTCGCCCAGGTGCAGGTACGTCTCGATCAGCGCGTACCGGGCCGCCAGGCCGGTCCGTGGGTCGCCGGTCGCGTCGGCCCGGGCGGCGATCCGGTCCAGCTCCGCGCAGCGGGCCTCGCCGTCGGGCAGGTCCAGCGCCTCGGCGAGCGCGTCGGCCGGCCCGCGGTCCCGGGCGGTGGTCACCGGGCCGACCCGCCGGGCAGGGCGGCCACCGCGGCGGCCAGCTGGCAGCCGGTGGTGATGCCGCAGTCGAGGAGCTGGTCGAGCTGGTGCGGGGTGACCCCGCGTTCCAGGTCGGTGACCACCTCGCCGTAGACGTGGGCCAGCCCGTCGTCGGCGACGTGCACGAACGCCTTCGGCCAGAGCCGGTCGTGGTTCCAGGTGTTGCAGAAGGCGTGCAGCGCGGGCACCTCGGCGATGTCGAAGCGGTGCGCGGCGACGGTGCGGATCTGGAGCAGCTCGCCCTGGCCGCCCCGGCGGTGGAACCAGATCAGGCTCTCCGCCCAGCGGCCGACCAGGTCGCCGTCGGGGTCCCCGCTCACCGCGTACCCCCGTGCGGCCAGCACGGCGGCGATCAGCGTCCCGGTCAGTGGCCGCAGCGCCTGCGGGTGTCCGGCCAGGGGGCCGTCCGGACCGTCCTCGATCTCCGGCGACGCCATCGGGCATCCCTTCTGAGGCGAATAACACAAACGACGGTCCGGCCCGTGCTGCGACGCGCGGACACGACCCGGAAAAGCGGCGATCCGCCGGGTCCCGCCGTTACGGTGACTCTATGGCGGGCCGTACCTCTCAGGCGAGCCGGCGGCGCGGCGCGTCGCCGCGCGGTACCACGAACAGTCGCGCCCGCCAGCCGGCGAAGAAGGCCACCCGGGCGGCGCCCCGGCGGCGGCCCGCCGCCCGGCCGGGCCCCGCGGTCTACGTCGGCCGTGCCGTCGGTGCCCTGTGGATGGGGGTGGCGCACGGCCTGGGCTGGGCGGTCCGGGCCGCCGGCCGGCAGGCCGCCTCGGCCCGTGACCTCGACCCGGAGCACCGCCGCGACGGTGGCGGGCTGCTCCTGTTCGGCCTCGCCATCCTCAGCGCGGTGGCGATCTGGTTCGGCGGCGCCGGGCCGGTCGGCGCCCGCCTCGCCGACTCGGTGCGGCTCTTCCTCGGCGCGATCGCGATCGTGGTGCCGGTGCTGCTGATGATCGGGGCCTGGCGGCTGCTGCGCACCCCGGCCGATCCCGCGCACCGGGGCCGGGGCCTGGTCGGCTGGGGGTCGATGCTGCTCGCCACTGCGGCGATGCTGCACATCGGACAGGACCCGGTCGACGCGGTGCAGCGCGACTACGCGGGCGGCCTGATCGGCGCCGGCGTCGGCGACCTGCTGGAGCGGGCGATCACCGCCTGGGTGGCGGTGCCGCTGCTGGTCCTGCTGCTGCTCTTCGGCCTGCTGGTGGTCACCGCGACCCCGATCAACAAGATCCCCGAGCGGCTGGGCCTGCTCGCCGGCACCCTGATCGCACCGCCCGAGCCGGCGGAGGCCGAGGCCGAGGTGGCGGCGAAGCCGGCCCGCAAGCGGCCGGCGAAGCG
This genomic window contains:
- a CDS encoding GNAT family N-acetyltransferase, producing MALGYVRPARPEDADEIARLQLATWRVAYRRILPRHVLDNLDEAYLARRWSAAVQEPPSGAHRVLVAVEQAEQSYLVGFAAAGPADAEALAPGEPADALADGVAAVTDLLVEPRWGRRGHGSRLLAAMVDHWRTDGLHRAVAWAFDADAATRAFLTSTGWEPDGAARALDVDDMLVPQLRLHVAVPGEPAAS
- a CDS encoding glycosyltransferase family 87 protein codes for the protein MAQGARRTVGQVVAVLALAVAVTAFLSVAAVRHGFFDLKVYYGALTFWTHDGGEIYDFLKAGTQYGFTYPPFAALVMLPMAYLPWPAAITVSVVITVLASTVVIWWLVDPIARRAGWTRWFALAVALCLAAAFEPMRETVNFGQVNMLLLFLVAVDLLRLLPVGSRWAGVGVGLATAIKLTPGIFIVYLLVTRRWRAAATAVGAAAAATLLAGALFPDASREFWTSALWNTDRVGELAFVSNQSLRGTVARLHPEHPSTVAWLIVVLLVLVLWGWRARAAVAAGDEATGLALTGAVMCLVSPVTWVHHLVWLLPALTLLVDNAMAAPARSARRRLLLAAALLGYALLCSRIVWAWEKDFTGVGGFLGSNTYVWISLALLLGLPIRRWATPTGGGRTGGDAPVGSAVEPGGVAQFPEPDRVAPGGQRHRVGRLHPVG
- a CDS encoding GNAT family N-acetyltransferase — encoded protein: MLIIRREEPDDAEAVARVHVHGWQAGYAGIMPDEVLRRLNPAAWAQRRRDVGTADPDHPFTTLLAESDGVVTGFVTFGPYRNDQDRDDLDPAYGEILGMYLEPAWWGTGTGRALFAAARTGLAERGWTEYRLWVLADNARARRFYERAGLSADGVESTYPVPLAAGRDPVRLRELRYAARLDG
- a CDS encoding winged helix-turn-helix domain-containing protein, whose translation is MAVPESLSRAQARRIALAAQGLADPTPTGVPTRRHLRRVLDRVGLIQMDSVNVLQRAHYLPLYTRLGPYPTTLLDTAAYRRPRELFEYWGHEASLVPVGLHPALRWRMARARDEAWGGMRRIAQEQPELVAWVRDEVAARGPLTAAEIEHDAPRETGHWGWNWSTVKRALEYLFWAGEVTAADRTPSFARRYDLPERVLPPAVLDAPTPGEADAHRALVAVAARSLGVAAEPELRDYFRLPAAGARRAVAELVEAGELTPVTVAGWQQPAYLHAAARLPRWVRGNTLVSPFDPLVWERGRAERLFDFHYRIEIYVPAPQRVHGYYVLPFLQGERFTARVDLKADRRAGVLLVPAAWVEPGADPGETAVALAAELYRLAGWLGLDAVAPPEGGDLAGPLAAALVGVAGVR
- a CDS encoding DUF2752 domain-containing protein; this encodes MYGERVTSVDRPAAPADPQPAIWPVEASYPQPEPDRFTRMVLRLHARAPRWAVPLAALGCVGVGIAYALISDPTQSDPDARPSCLLKLTTGLDCPGCGGTRALWYVLHGDLPAAARHHFLFVFALPFLAWFFVAWAGNRAFGWRLPQPEPSPRLIGGFLAIWFAFSVARNLPWAPFTALYV
- the thyX gene encoding FAD-dependent thymidylate synthase, whose product is MVQPQVKLIAWTQFQAPDDVPWSTDAEGGQALAEFAGRACYQSWKKPNPATATNAGYLAHILEVGHLSVLEHGSVSFYFSGVSRSFTHELIRHRHFSYSQLSQRYVPERDAAMVEPSVIADDPELHKKFVEASEAAVRAYTELLEGLEARFTDEPNPTLRRKQARQAARAVLPNATETRIVVTGNYRAWRHFIGMRATEHADVEIRELAVECLRQLQGVAPNVFADFVISTLPDGTEVAATPHAE
- the dapA gene encoding 4-hydroxy-tetrahydrodipicolinate synthase — translated: MTHDHSAASDRGASRPFGRLITAMVTPFTADGSLDLDGSVRLAQHLVDEQGNDALVLNGTAGESPTTSEAEKEALIRAVVEAVGDRARVIAGVGTNDTRHTIELAAQAEKAGAHGLLVVTPYYNKPPQSGLLRHFTAVADASGLPIMLYDIPHRAGVAIATDTLVELAGHDRIVAVKDAKGDLFATAAVLSRCDLAYYSGEDALTLPFLSIGAVGVVGTSTHFTGVQTKQLIEAYEAGDNATALALHRRLLPLFTGIFRTQGTILVKAGLAAQGLPAGPVRSPLVDATADELAQLRADCAAAGLPLPE
- a CDS encoding ribonuclease J — protein: MTEAHIEGELPPPLPEGGLRIIPLGGLGAIGRNMTVFEYEGKLLIVDCGVLFPDVEQPGVDLILPDFGPILDRLDDVQAIVLTHGHEDHIGAVPYLLAHKPDIPLVGSQFTLALVEAKLAERRIQPYTLTVAEGRRERLGPFECEFFAVNHSIPDALAVAIRTGAGLVLHTGDFKMDQLPLDGRITDLAGFARLGAEGVDLLLSDSTNAEIPGFVTPEREIGPVLDSIFAKAKGRIIVASFASHVHRVQQVFDSAIEHGRKVALIGRSMVRNMGIARDLGLLNIPAGLVVGLEEATALPPEQIVLMSTGSQGEPMSALGRMASGDHRHITIAPGDTVVLASSLVPGNETSVYRVINRLARAGATVIHKDVAKVHVSGHAPAGELLYLLNVTRPSNLMPVHGEWRHLRAHARLGIESGVAPDRVVLCEDGDVVDLVDGRASLVGHVKSRYVYVDGLAVGDVSESLLTERRILGDGGFIATTVVVDSVTGKVVGGPTVSAKGFSEDPEAFNPVVPLVTEALNRAAADGITDPHQLQQIVRRTVGRWVNDKYRRRPMIVPTVVEV